The region TCAATTTCTTTTTCAATAATATTCAGATCTTTTGCCCTGAACGGTTTATCTTTATATGCCGGGCAAAAAATGCAGCTATTATCCGTGCATCCCAGTGTAACCTGAAAAATCAAACTGTCAGCTTCGCTGGGCGGCCGAATAACTGTCCCGATGTAAGTGTTTTCTAAATTAAACATTTTTATTCCGTACGTTTGTCAAATTTTAGTAAAAAACTTATAAGTTGAGGTTTATAATAATATCTGCAAACTTTATCACCAAAGGAATTTCAGCGGGTCAATGGATTTGCCGTTTCTTTTTATCGTGAAATGCAGATGCGGTCCGGTAGAACGCCCCGTGGATCCGCTTCTTGCTATCAGTTTTCGGGCTTGAACCCTTTGCCCGCTTTTTACATATATTTTAGACAAGTGCCCATAATGCGTTTCATACCCGTTCTGATGCCTGATGAAAATAGCTTTGCCGTAGTGCCCCGCATCATTTCCTGCAAAAGTAACGACTCCGTCTGCTGACGCGCCTACCCAGGTACCTTCAGGAACCGCAATATCTATCCCTCCGTGAAAACTAGGTTTCCCGGTAACAGGATGGCGGCGTTTCCCGAAAGAACTGCTTAACCTTCCTCCGAGAGGCGAAACAAAAAGTTCGCGCAACTCATATTTTTCCCTCAAACTTTGATTAATTAGATCAATGTCCGGCATTCGCCCTGGGACAAAAATAAATTCGCCTTTTTTTAATTTCTTCACTCCTCCGTTAAACCTATGTAATTCACTTACTTCAATGTCATAACGCTCCGCTATTAGTTTCCAGGTATCTCCTTTTTGAATCTGATGAAGGGTGCCTCCTCTGGAAGGAATAAGAATACGCTGATCAATTTTAACATCATAAGTTTCCATTTGCGGATTGCATCCAAGAATTGAATGAACGGTGTAGCCCCTTTTACGCGCTATTTTCCAAAGATTTTCTTTTCTTTTTACTTTTCCTATAAAAAAACTTGCGCCGGTTACACGTTTTTGCAGATGCGCAAGCCGCATATCCAAATCACTTACAAGAAGCTTTGTGCTGTCAACTTGCTGCGGTTGAACTGATTTTGATGCAAAGCTTTGAGAATCAGCAGTTTTCAAAATATTAAAAAAAGCGAATACAAAGAACGAAGCAACAAATATTTTTATCAACCGTTTAATCATAAAAAATATCGCTAGTGATAACATCCTT is a window of Elusimicrobiota bacterium DNA encoding:
- a CDS encoding M23 family metallopeptidase, giving the protein MIKRLIKIFVASFFVFAFFNILKTADSQSFASKSVQPQQVDSTKLLVSDLDMRLAHLQKRVTGASFFIGKVKRKENLWKIARKRGYTVHSILGCNPQMETYDVKIDQRILIPSRGGTLHQIQKGDTWKLIAERYDIEVSELHRFNGGVKKLKKGEFIFVPGRMPDIDLINQSLREKYELRELFVSPLGGRLSSSFGKRRHPVTGKPSFHGGIDIAVPEGTWVGASADGVVTFAGNDAGHYGKAIFIRHQNGYETHYGHLSKIYVKSGQRVQARKLIARSGSTGRSTGPHLHFTIKRNGKSIDPLKFLW